In the Ilumatobacteraceae bacterium genome, one interval contains:
- the hutI gene encoding imidazolonepropionase: MAADSATVDAGRALVIDNIGSLITNQPELGRGPLGIVERAAVVIVDGRVVSVGPAGAVGDERIDAAGACVLPGFVDSHTHLVFAGDRSAEFTARMAGEPYDGGGIRVTTEATRTASTAELDRLVRQRLDEAHRAGTTTIEIKSGYGLNVDDERRSLEIAHAHTPETTFLGAHLLPHEYAGRADEYVDLVCNEMLAHSAPHAAWVDAFCETGAFDADQCRAVLDAGRVAGLGLRLHGNQLGHGPGVQLAVECGCASVDHCTYLSDADIEALAASDTVATFLPAADFSTRQPYPDARRAIDAGVRVAIASNCNPGSSYTTSISFCIALAVREMRMTIDEAVQAVTSGGARALRRYDVGHLAPGAAGHAVVLDAPTHHHLAYRPGVPLIRATIGPLGDAARS, translated from the coding sequence ATGGCTGCCGACTCGGCAACGGTCGACGCGGGCCGCGCGCTCGTCATCGACAACATCGGTTCGCTGATCACCAACCAACCGGAACTCGGCCGCGGACCGCTCGGCATCGTCGAACGGGCCGCCGTGGTGATCGTCGACGGGCGCGTCGTGTCCGTCGGCCCCGCCGGTGCCGTCGGCGACGAGCGCATCGACGCCGCGGGGGCCTGTGTGCTGCCCGGATTCGTCGACTCCCACACGCATCTCGTCTTCGCCGGTGATCGTTCGGCGGAGTTCACCGCACGCATGGCGGGCGAACCGTACGACGGTGGCGGGATCCGGGTCACGACCGAGGCCACACGAACGGCGTCGACGGCCGAGCTCGATCGGCTCGTCCGGCAACGTCTCGACGAGGCGCATCGGGCGGGTACGACCACGATCGAGATCAAGTCCGGCTACGGCCTGAACGTCGACGACGAGCGACGGTCGCTCGAGATCGCCCACGCGCACACGCCGGAGACGACGTTCCTCGGCGCCCACCTGCTCCCGCACGAGTACGCCGGGCGCGCCGACGAGTACGTCGACCTGGTGTGCAACGAGATGCTCGCGCACTCGGCCCCGCACGCGGCGTGGGTCGACGCGTTCTGCGAGACGGGGGCGTTCGACGCCGACCAGTGCCGCGCCGTGCTCGACGCCGGACGCGTGGCGGGCCTCGGACTGCGGCTGCACGGCAACCAACTCGGCCACGGACCGGGGGTGCAGCTCGCCGTCGAGTGCGGTTGTGCGTCGGTCGATCACTGCACGTACCTGAGCGACGCCGACATCGAGGCGCTCGCTGCGAGCGACACGGTCGCGACGTTCCTCCCGGCCGCCGACTTCTCGACCCGTCAGCCGTATCCCGATGCCCGGCGTGCGATCGATGCCGGCGTGCGGGTCGCGATCGCCTCGAACTGCAACCCCGGGTCGAGCTACACGACGTCGATCTCGTTCTGCATCGCGCTCGCCGTTCGCGAGATGCGGATGACGATCGACGAGGCGGTCCAGGCGGTCACGTCGGGCGGCGCACGCGCGCTCCGCCGCTACGACGTCGGGCACCTGGCTCCCGGCGCCGCGGGTCACGCGGTCGTGCTGGATGCTCCGACGCACCATCACCTGGCCTACCGGCCGGGCGTGCCGCTGATCCGCGCCACGATCGGCCCGCTCGGGGACGCGGCGCGGTCGTGA
- a CDS encoding formimidoylglutamate deiminase has product MNAGYWCEHALVDGAVEPSVRITVDAGRFHSVQVGAAPSAGDHRLAGVTVPGLANAHSHAFHRSLRSRTQRHGGTFWTWRELMYAAAERLDPDRYLRLARATFAEMAMAGISCVGEFHYLHHRPDGRPYDDPNVMAAALVEAASAAGLRITLLDTLYLHGGLDADGHRAPSGAQRRFTDGSVAAWIDRVDGIDSTIGTGVARLGAGIHSVRAVDPAAMREVATWARGRDLPVHAHVSEQVEENERCLAAYGVTPVSVLREAGLLDVRFTAVHATHLTPDDIRALEGLVVCMCPTTERDLGDGVGPTARLVDAGVDLSLGSDSHAIIDLFEEARAVELDERLRSGRRGVHPAASLLAAATVAGHRCLGWDDAGSIQVGRRADLVTVSTSTPRLAGTGERALLEAVVFSAVAADVTDVLIDGRPVVADGRHLAVDVSAELDDIIPELMGD; this is encoded by the coding sequence ATGAACGCCGGGTACTGGTGCGAACACGCGCTGGTCGACGGAGCGGTTGAACCGTCGGTGCGCATCACGGTCGATGCCGGGCGCTTCCACTCGGTCCAGGTCGGTGCCGCTCCGTCGGCCGGTGACCACCGGTTGGCCGGGGTGACGGTCCCGGGCCTGGCCAACGCACACAGCCACGCGTTCCATCGCTCGCTCCGGTCACGGACCCAGCGCCACGGTGGAACGTTCTGGACGTGGCGGGAACTCATGTACGCCGCCGCCGAACGGCTCGACCCCGACCGCTACCTCCGGCTCGCGCGCGCGACGTTCGCCGAGATGGCGATGGCGGGGATCTCGTGCGTCGGTGAGTTCCACTACCTGCACCACCGGCCCGACGGCCGGCCGTACGACGATCCGAACGTGATGGCGGCCGCGCTGGTCGAGGCGGCATCGGCAGCCGGCCTCCGCATCACGCTGCTCGACACGCTGTACCTCCACGGTGGACTCGACGCCGACGGTCATCGCGCGCCGAGCGGGGCGCAGCGACGCTTCACCGACGGATCGGTGGCGGCCTGGATCGACCGGGTCGACGGCATCGACTCGACGATCGGCACCGGAGTCGCCCGGCTCGGAGCGGGAATCCACTCGGTCCGTGCCGTCGACCCGGCCGCGATGCGCGAGGTCGCGACGTGGGCGCGCGGGCGCGATCTGCCGGTGCACGCCCACGTGTCCGAGCAGGTCGAGGAGAACGAACGGTGCCTCGCCGCATACGGCGTCACACCGGTCTCGGTACTGCGCGAGGCGGGTCTGCTCGACGTCCGGTTCACCGCCGTCCACGCCACGCACCTGACCCCGGACGACATCCGGGCACTCGAGGGGTTGGTCGTGTGCATGTGCCCGACCACCGAACGCGACCTCGGCGACGGCGTCGGGCCGACGGCCCGGTTGGTGGACGCCGGTGTCGACCTCTCACTGGGTAGCGACTCGCACGCGATCATCGACCTGTTCGAGGAGGCGCGGGCGGTCGAACTCGACGAGCGGCTGCGTTCGGGCCGGCGCGGCGTGCACCCGGCGGCCTCGCTGCTCGCCGCCGCCACCGTCGCCGGCCATCGGTGCCTCGGCTGGGACGACGCCGGGTCGATCCAGGTCGGTCGCCGAGCCGACCTCGTCACCGTGTCGACGTCGACGCCTCGTCTGGCCGGCACCGGCGAGCGCGCGTTGCTCGAAGCGGTCGTTTTCTCCGCCGTGGCGGCCGACGTCACCGACGTGCTGATCGACGGGCGCCCGGTGGTCGCCGACGGCCGACACCTGGCGGTCGACGTCTCCGCCGAACTCGACGACATCATCCCCGAGCTGATGGGAGACTGA
- the def gene encoding peptide deformylase, with product MAVRPILSIGHPTLREVARPVPVDQISTERIQSLIDDLIDTMHDADGAGIAAPQVGEGLRIAVMEVTDNPRYPYKPRIPLTVAINPVIEPLDDELVEINEGCLSVPLRGNVQRNVNVRIRYLDRDGVEHDQVERGLTAGTWQHECDHLDGVLFVDRVSDPTTLSTWAEFEAFHRDAFVERITEFVERVGS from the coding sequence ATGGCCGTCCGACCCATCCTGTCGATCGGGCATCCGACGCTCCGCGAGGTGGCCCGTCCGGTACCGGTCGACCAGATCTCGACCGAGCGGATCCAGTCGCTGATCGACGACCTGATCGACACGATGCACGATGCCGACGGCGCCGGGATCGCCGCCCCGCAGGTCGGCGAGGGGCTCCGGATCGCGGTGATGGAGGTCACCGACAACCCTCGGTATCCCTACAAGCCGCGGATCCCGCTGACCGTCGCGATCAACCCGGTGATCGAGCCGCTCGACGACGAACTGGTCGAGATCAACGAAGGGTGTCTGTCGGTCCCGCTGCGGGGCAACGTGCAACGCAACGTCAACGTCAGGATTCGGTATCTCGACCGTGACGGCGTCGAGCACGACCAGGTCGAGCGCGGGCTCACCGCCGGCACGTGGCAGCACGAGTGCGATCACCTCGACGGTGTGTTGTTCGTCGACCGGGTGAGCGATCCGACCACGCTGTCGACGTGGGCCGAGTTCGAGGCGTTCCATCGGGACGCCTTCGTCGAACGCATCACGGAGTTCGTCGAGCGCGTCGGGTCATGA
- the hutU gene encoding urocanate hydratase — protein sequence MELGTPVTNIAAPRGTQLTCRGWQQEAAYRMLQNNLDPAVAENPDQLVVYGGTGRAARSWDAYRAMLRTLTTLERDETMLVQSGKPVGVLRTHEWAPRVLIANSNLVPDWANWDEFRRLEHQGLTMYGQMTAGSWIYIGTQGILQGTYECFAEIARKRFGGTLAGTLTVTAGAGGMGGAQPLAVTMNDGVVLIVDVDQHMLQRRVDHRYLDEISDDYDSAVHRVVEAKAAKRPLSVGLLGNAADVLPRLLADGVAADIVTDQTSAHDPLSYLPNDLAPEAAAELKLSDPGEFTRRARAAMATHCEAMVGFMDAGAEVFDYGNSLRAEAQLGGFERAMDYPGFLPAYIRPLFCEGKDPFRWVALSGDPADIAATDRAVLDEFPDDEGLARWIRLAGERVAFQGLPARICWLGYGERHRLGLRFNEMVRSGELKAPVVIGRDHLDSGSVASPYRETEDMLDGSDAIADWPLLNGLVNTCSGATWVSIHHGGGVGIGRSIHAGQVSVADGTDLAAEKLERVLTNDPATGVIRHVDAGYERAADVAAERGVRVPMDEG from the coding sequence GTGGAACTTGGTACGCCGGTCACCAACATCGCCGCACCGCGCGGGACGCAACTGACGTGCCGCGGCTGGCAGCAGGAAGCCGCCTACCGGATGCTCCAGAACAACCTCGACCCGGCGGTCGCGGAGAATCCCGACCAGCTCGTCGTGTACGGCGGCACCGGTCGCGCCGCCCGGTCGTGGGACGCGTACCGGGCGATGCTGCGCACGCTGACCACGCTCGAGCGCGACGAGACGATGCTCGTCCAGTCGGGCAAGCCGGTCGGGGTACTGCGGACCCACGAGTGGGCCCCCAGGGTGCTGATCGCCAACTCGAACCTCGTGCCCGACTGGGCGAACTGGGACGAGTTCCGGCGGCTCGAACATCAGGGCCTGACGATGTACGGCCAGATGACCGCCGGCTCGTGGATCTACATCGGCACACAGGGCATCCTCCAGGGCACGTACGAGTGCTTCGCCGAGATCGCCCGCAAGCGGTTCGGCGGCACGCTCGCCGGCACGCTCACCGTCACGGCCGGTGCCGGCGGCATGGGCGGCGCGCAGCCGCTCGCCGTCACGATGAACGACGGCGTCGTGCTGATCGTCGACGTCGATCAGCACATGCTCCAGCGGCGCGTCGACCATCGGTATCTCGACGAGATCTCCGACGACTACGACTCGGCCGTGCATCGCGTCGTCGAGGCGAAGGCGGCGAAGCGACCGCTGTCGGTCGGCCTGCTCGGCAACGCCGCCGACGTGTTGCCACGGTTGCTCGCCGACGGCGTGGCGGCCGACATCGTCACCGACCAGACCAGCGCCCACGACCCGCTCAGCTACCTCCCCAACGACCTGGCACCCGAGGCGGCCGCCGAACTGAAGCTCAGCGACCCGGGCGAGTTCACCCGTCGCGCCCGCGCCGCGATGGCGACGCACTGCGAGGCGATGGTCGGGTTCATGGACGCCGGCGCCGAGGTGTTCGACTACGGCAACAGCCTGCGCGCCGAGGCGCAGCTCGGTGGCTTCGAGCGGGCGATGGACTACCCGGGTTTCCTGCCGGCATACATCCGGCCACTGTTCTGCGAGGGCAAGGACCCGTTCCGCTGGGTCGCGCTGTCGGGCGATCCGGCCGACATCGCCGCCACCGACCGAGCGGTGCTCGACGAGTTCCCCGACGACGAGGGGCTCGCCCGCTGGATCCGGTTGGCGGGGGAACGGGTCGCGTTCCAGGGGCTCCCGGCGCGGATCTGCTGGCTCGGGTACGGCGAACGCCACCGACTCGGACTCCGGTTCAACGAGATGGTGCGGTCCGGCGAGCTGAAGGCGCCGGTCGTCATCGGGCGTGACCACCTCGACTCCGGCTCGGTGGCATCGCCGTACCGCGAGACCGAGGACATGCTCGACGGCTCCGACGCGATCGCGGACTGGCCACTGCTGAACGGGCTGGTCAACACCTGCTCCGGCGCGACCTGGGTGAGCATCCATCACGGGGGTGGCGTGGGGATCGGCCGGTCGATCCACGCCGGCCAGGTCAGCGTCGCCGACGGCACCGACCTCGCCGCCGAGAAGCTCGAGCGGGTCCTCACCAACGACCCGGCGACCGGGGTGATCCGACACGTCGACGCCGGCTACGAGCGGGCGGCCGACGTCGCCGCGGAGCGCGGCGTGCGCGTGCCGATGGACGAGGGCTGA
- a CDS encoding helix-turn-helix domain-containing protein, whose product MTLTTDDRRDPTDHAVPRSVGRVLDLLEVVLGTPGCTLTNAADACELTPTTALRHLRALEARGYVERDRSGIYSVGPTMSRLTAALGDDDPIRRLVAAAQPHLDALAASTGESAYLAVSDGRTATYVAAAESDRAIRHVGWVGQNVPLDGTALGAALAAPGTCATRTGAVEPDITAVSVALPVPGTVGVALSVIGPQHRFDETNRREHERALLRSAATLSRHLGASDEVAS is encoded by the coding sequence ATGACGCTCACCACCGACGACCGACGCGATCCGACCGACCACGCCGTGCCGAGATCGGTCGGACGGGTGCTCGACCTGCTCGAGGTCGTGCTCGGCACGCCCGGGTGCACACTCACCAACGCCGCCGACGCGTGTGAACTCACGCCCACGACCGCGCTGCGACACCTCCGTGCACTCGAGGCGCGCGGCTACGTCGAGCGCGACCGGTCCGGCATCTACTCGGTCGGGCCGACCATGTCACGGCTGACCGCAGCCCTCGGCGACGACGATCCGATCCGCCGACTCGTCGCGGCCGCCCAGCCCCACCTCGACGCCCTCGCCGCGTCGACCGGCGAATCCGCCTACCTCGCCGTGAGCGACGGACGGACCGCCACCTACGTCGCCGCCGCCGAGAGCGACCGCGCGATCCGCCACGTCGGGTGGGTCGGCCAGAACGTCCCGCTCGACGGCACCGCACTCGGGGCCGCGCTCGCCGCGCCCGGCACCTGCGCCACCAGGACCGGGGCGGTCGAACCGGACATCACGGCCGTCTCCGTCGCGCTCCCGGTACCCGGCACCGTCGGCGTGGCGCTGTCCGTGATCGGGCCGCAGCACCGATTCGACGAGACCAATCGGCGCGAGCACGAACGGGCCCTGCTCCGCTCGGCAGCCACGCTGAGCCGACACCTCGGTGCGAGCGACGAGGTCGCATCATGA
- the hutH gene encoding histidine ammonia-lyase — MIDLDGPDVTIDDVVRVARYWDSVALTPAAIDRMSAARAVVERLAEGEPKYGISTGFGALATVSIPADRRRALQLALIRSHAAGMGEPVETEVVRAMVFLRARTLAMGHSGARPLVAQAMVDLVNAGITPIVPEYGSLGASGDLAPLAHGALALLGEGEVRHDGRTRPAADALRDAGLAPIRLAEKEGLAVTNGTDAILGMLCLAVDDTRRLLTQADMVAAMTVEGLLATDAPFAADLQALRPHLGQATSAHNLRTMLADSPIVASHTNDDPRVQDAYSIRCTPSVHGAARDTLDHARRVVEVELASAIDNPMVLADGRVESCGNFHGAPLGFVADFLAIALAEIGAISERRIDRMLDRTRSHGLPPFLAHEVGVDSGLMIGHYTAAAMASDNKRLAAPASVDSLPTSGMQEDHVSMAWLAARKLRKVVDNVRRILAVEYVCAARAIELRAPLEPAPATGVALASLRTVVPGVGPDRYLSPELGAVEQLLGDGAIDAALGDAGVMLR, encoded by the coding sequence ATGATCGACCTCGACGGACCCGACGTCACGATCGACGACGTCGTACGGGTCGCCCGATACTGGGACAGCGTCGCGCTGACCCCGGCCGCGATCGACCGGATGTCGGCGGCCCGAGCCGTGGTCGAACGACTCGCCGAGGGCGAACCGAAGTACGGGATCTCCACCGGGTTCGGCGCGCTCGCGACCGTGTCGATCCCCGCCGACCGGCGCCGAGCCCTCCAACTCGCACTCATCCGATCACACGCGGCGGGCATGGGCGAGCCGGTCGAGACCGAGGTCGTGCGCGCGATGGTGTTCCTGCGGGCCCGAACGCTCGCGATGGGCCACAGCGGAGCTCGCCCACTCGTCGCTCAGGCGATGGTCGATCTCGTCAACGCCGGTATCACGCCGATCGTGCCCGAGTACGGCTCGCTCGGGGCGAGCGGCGACCTGGCACCGCTCGCGCACGGGGCACTGGCGTTGCTCGGCGAAGGTGAGGTCCGCCACGATGGCCGCACCCGACCGGCGGCCGACGCACTCCGCGACGCCGGACTCGCGCCGATCCGGCTCGCCGAGAAGGAAGGGCTCGCGGTCACCAACGGCACCGACGCGATCCTCGGCATGCTCTGTCTGGCCGTCGACGACACACGACGGCTGCTCACCCAGGCCGACATGGTGGCCGCCATGACGGTCGAAGGGCTCTTGGCGACCGACGCGCCGTTCGCCGCCGACCTCCAGGCGCTGCGACCGCACCTCGGCCAGGCGACCAGTGCCCACAACCTGCGCACGATGCTGGCCGACTCCCCGATCGTCGCGAGCCACACGAACGACGATCCCCGCGTCCAGGACGCCTACTCGATCCGGTGCACACCGTCGGTCCACGGCGCCGCGCGCGACACGCTCGACCACGCCCGGCGCGTGGTCGAGGTCGAGTTGGCCTCGGCGATCGACAACCCGATGGTGCTCGCCGACGGTCGTGTCGAGTCGTGCGGCAACTTCCACGGGGCACCGCTCGGGTTCGTCGCCGACTTCCTCGCGATCGCGCTCGCCGAGATCGGCGCGATCTCCGAACGCCGGATCGACCGGATGCTCGACCGCACACGCAGCCACGGTCTGCCGCCGTTCCTGGCCCACGAGGTCGGCGTCGACAGTGGCCTGATGATCGGGCACTACACGGCGGCGGCGATGGCGTCGGACAACAAGCGGCTCGCCGCCCCCGCCTCGGTCGACTCCCTACCCACGTCGGGCATGCAGGAGGACCACGTGTCGATGGCATGGCTCGCGGCGCGCAAACTCCGCAAGGTGGTCGACAACGTCCGCCGCATCCTCGCCGTCGAGTACGTGTGTGCGGCTCGGGCGATCGAACTCCGGGCCCCGCTCGAGCCGGCTCCCGCCACCGGTGTCGCGCTCGCCTCGCTGCGCACCGTCGTGCCGGGAGTCGGCCCGGATCGGTACCTGTCGCCCGAACTCGGCGCCGTCGAACAGCTGCTCGGTGATGGGGCGATCGACGCCGCGCTCGGCGACGCCGGGGTGATGCTGCGGTAG
- a CDS encoding fasciclin domain-containing protein — protein MSPTYSPHSPATTPRPARRFRRALAIGAVVSLAAACGGDDDTLEGAADDLSADLSADDVEDAADDVADAADDIADDAESGAADLADALRDNGLGSIATAVSAIDFGEITDTPEFTFFAPNDEAFTALTSDELTDLLAQPTEIADVLRNHTIGERVAAGDLTDGMELTTEAGNVLTVSIDGDTVMVGDATVVTTDVDVDDGVVHVVDALIVP, from the coding sequence GTGTCACCCACCTACTCCCCCCACTCGCCCGCCACGACGCCCCGCCCGGCCCGCCGATTTCGCCGTGCGTTGGCCATCGGCGCCGTCGTGTCGCTCGCAGCAGCCTGCGGCGGCGACGACGACACCCTCGAGGGAGCGGCCGACGACCTCAGCGCCGATCTCAGCGCCGATGACGTCGAGGATGCCGCCGACGACGTCGCAGATGCCGCCGACGACATCGCCGACGACGCCGAGTCCGGCGCAGCGGATCTCGCGGACGCGCTTCGGGACAACGGTCTCGGATCGATCGCGACGGCCGTTTCGGCGATCGATTTCGGCGAGATCACCGACACCCCCGAGTTCACGTTCTTCGCCCCGAACGACGAGGCGTTCACCGCTCTGACGTCCGACGAACTGACCGACCTGCTGGCTCAGCCCACCGAGATCGCCGACGTGCTGCGCAATCACACGATCGGCGAGCGCGTTGCGGCCGGCGACCTCACCGACGGCATGGAGCTCACCACCGAGGCCGGCAACGTGTTGACCGTCTCGATCGACGGCGACACCGTCATGGTCGGCGACGCCACCGTGGTCACGACCGACGTCGACGTCGACGACGGCGTCGTCCACGTCGTCGACGCACTCATCGTCCCCTGA
- the glgB gene encoding 1,4-alpha-glucan branching protein GlgB, with the protein MTRAFDADDAWHLAAGSHTRLWEVMGAHPTGSATTFRVWAPNASAVSVVSERNGWRPGEHALEPDTSGVWRGTFDGYSVGDLYKFSVVSADGVHHVAKSDPFARASQIAPETASIIAAASHDWSDADWMTGRGERNRHDAAISTYEVHLGSWRYEPGGYEALARQLADYCVDMGFTHVELLPIMEHPFYGSWGYQSTGYFAPTARYGRPDDVMQLVDILHQAGVGVILDWVPSHFPTDEAALGYFDGTHLYEHADPKQGFHPDWKSFVFNYGRPEVRSFLLSSAHFWLDEFHVDGLRVDAVASMLYLDYSREDGEWIPNIHGGNENLEAVAFLQDLNRTVYGAFPDVLMVAEESTAWPGVTNPADAGGLGFAFKWDMGWMHDTLEYLSQDPIHRQWHHDRITFRSVYQASENYVLPLSHDEVVHGKGSLLTKMPGDRWQQFANLRLLLGYQWTAPGKKLLFMGGEFGSPDEWNHEAELPWPVLGDAAHAGVQGWVRRINELYREVPALHRVDRDPAGFRWVVNDDHEQSVLAFLRSDGDDTVLVVMNNTPAPRHGYRLGATGGTWELLANSDDPGYGGSGMAAPERLVADGEATHGFDASVIVDLPPLALLIFRQG; encoded by the coding sequence ATGACGAGGGCGTTCGATGCTGACGATGCGTGGCATCTGGCCGCCGGGAGCCACACCCGACTCTGGGAGGTGATGGGCGCCCACCCGACCGGGTCGGCGACGACCTTCCGGGTGTGGGCACCCAACGCGTCCGCCGTGTCGGTCGTGTCCGAGCGCAACGGGTGGCGTCCCGGCGAACACGCGCTCGAGCCCGACACGTCCGGCGTGTGGCGCGGCACGTTCGACGGCTACTCGGTCGGCGACCTCTACAAGTTCTCGGTGGTGTCGGCCGACGGTGTGCACCACGTCGCGAAGTCCGACCCGTTCGCCCGGGCTTCGCAGATCGCTCCCGAGACGGCCTCGATCATCGCGGCGGCGTCCCACGACTGGAGCGACGCCGATTGGATGACCGGCCGCGGCGAACGCAACCGTCACGACGCTGCGATCTCCACCTACGAGGTGCACCTGGGCTCGTGGCGCTACGAGCCGGGTGGGTACGAGGCGCTCGCCCGCCAACTCGCCGACTACTGCGTCGACATGGGCTTCACACACGTCGAGCTGCTCCCGATCATGGAGCACCCGTTCTACGGGTCATGGGGGTACCAGAGCACCGGGTACTTCGCGCCGACGGCGCGCTACGGCCGCCCCGACGACGTGATGCAACTCGTCGACATCCTGCACCAGGCGGGGGTCGGCGTGATCCTCGACTGGGTGCCGTCGCACTTCCCGACCGACGAAGCCGCGCTCGGCTACTTCGACGGGACCCATCTGTACGAGCACGCCGATCCGAAGCAGGGTTTCCACCCCGACTGGAAGTCGTTCGTGTTCAACTACGGGCGGCCCGAGGTCCGGTCGTTCCTGCTCTCGTCGGCCCACTTCTGGCTCGACGAATTCCACGTCGACGGGCTGCGCGTCGACGCGGTCGCTTCGATGCTCTACCTCGACTACTCCCGCGAAGACGGCGAGTGGATTCCGAACATCCACGGCGGCAACGAGAACCTCGAGGCGGTCGCGTTCCTGCAAGATCTCAACCGCACGGTGTACGGCGCGTTCCCCGACGTGCTGATGGTGGCCGAGGAGTCGACGGCGTGGCCCGGTGTCACCAACCCTGCCGACGCAGGCGGTCTCGGGTTCGCGTTCAAGTGGGACATGGGTTGGATGCACGACACGCTCGAATACCTGTCGCAGGACCCGATCCATCGACAGTGGCACCACGACCGGATCACGTTCCGGTCGGTGTACCAGGCCTCGGAGAACTACGTCCTGCCGCTCTCCCACGACGAGGTCGTGCACGGCAAGGGCAGCCTGCTCACCAAGATGCCCGGCGACCGCTGGCAGCAGTTCGCGAACCTCCGTCTGCTGCTCGGCTACCAGTGGACGGCGCCCGGCAAGAAGCTCCTGTTCATGGGTGGCGAGTTCGGCTCGCCCGACGAGTGGAACCACGAAGCCGAGCTGCCGTGGCCGGTGTTGGGCGACGCGGCACACGCCGGTGTCCAGGGCTGGGTGCGCCGGATCAACGAGCTGTATCGCGAGGTGCCGGCGCTGCATCGGGTCGATCGCGACCCGGCTGGGTTCCGGTGGGTCGTCAACGACGACCACGAGCAGAGCGTGCTCGCGTTCCTGCGTTCCGACGGCGACGACACGGTTCTCGTGGTGATGAACAACACGCCGGCGCCTCGTCACGGCTACCGCCTGGGTGCGACCGGTGGTACGTGGGAACTGCTCGCCAACAGCGACGATCCCGGGTACGGCGGCTCCGGCATGGCCGCCCCGGAGCGGCTGGTCGCGGATGGCGAGGCGACCCACGGTTTCGACGCCTCGGTGATCGTCGACCTGCCACCCCTGGCGTTGCTGATCTTCCGCCAGGGGTGA
- the glgC gene encoding glucose-1-phosphate adenylyltransferase, producing the protein MSTASNDRVLSIVLAGGEGKRLMPLTLDRAKPAVPFGGKYRLIDFAISNLVNGGFRKVVVLTQYKSHSLDVHISLTWQLSTLLGNYVTTVPAQMRKGPRWFTGSADALFQNMNLLDDMRPDHVIVFGADHIYRLDPRQMLDFHREQGAGVTVAGIRVPAEEAFQFGVIEKEDDSTKIVKFHEKNPDAPRLADAPHQVLASMGNYIFDAEVFREIMTADANDENSKHDVGGDIIPKLVAAGQAHVYDYTTNVVPGETGQEDHYWRDVGTLDSYFDAHMDLVARLPAFDLYNHDWPIFTRTLTEPPAKITEGDSGPSSISNSILASGVIVSGGIVNSSVLSGGVTVTDAEVQDSVLMQGVQVGLGARLRRCIIDKNVVIPPGFEIGHDLDADRERFTVSDGGVVAVAKNTIIA; encoded by the coding sequence ATGTCCACGGCTTCAAACGACCGAGTGCTCAGCATCGTCCTCGCCGGTGGAGAGGGCAAACGACTCATGCCCCTCACGCTCGACCGCGCCAAACCGGCGGTCCCCTTCGGCGGCAAATACCGCCTGATCGACTTCGCGATCTCGAACCTCGTCAACGGCGGGTTCCGCAAGGTCGTCGTGCTGACGCAGTACAAGAGCCACAGCCTCGACGTGCACATCTCGCTGACCTGGCAGCTGTCGACGTTGCTCGGCAACTACGTCACCACCGTCCCGGCCCAGATGCGGAAAGGCCCCCGGTGGTTCACCGGTTCGGCCGACGCCCTGTTCCAGAACATGAACCTGCTCGACGACATGCGCCCCGACCACGTGATCGTGTTCGGCGCCGACCACATCTACCGCCTCGACCCGCGTCAGATGCTCGACTTCCATCGCGAACAGGGTGCCGGTGTCACCGTTGCGGGCATCCGTGTGCCGGCCGAGGAGGCGTTCCAGTTCGGGGTGATCGAAAAGGAGGACGACTCCACCAAGATCGTCAAGTTCCACGAGAAGAACCCCGACGCACCGCGACTCGCCGACGCACCACACCAGGTCCTCGCGTCGATGGGCAACTACATCTTCGACGCCGAGGTGTTCCGCGAGATCATGACCGCCGACGCGAACGACGAGAACTCCAAGCACGACGTCGGCGGCGACATCATCCCGAAACTCGTCGCCGCCGGCCAAGCGCACGTGTACGACTACACGACCAATGTCGTGCCGGGCGAGACCGGGCAGGAGGACCACTACTGGCGCGACGTCGGGACCCTGGACTCCTACTTCGATGCGCACATGGATCTCGTCGCGCGACTCCCGGCGTTCGACCTCTACAACCACGACTGGCCGATCTTCACCCGGACGCTCACCGAACCTCCGGCGAAGATCACCGAGGGCGACAGCGGTCCGAGCAGCATCTCCAACTCGATCCTCGCGAGCGGTGTGATCGTCTCCGGGGGCATCGTCAACAGCTCGGTGCTGTCGGGCGGGGTCACCGTGACCGACGCCGAAGTGCAGGACTCGGTGTTGATGCAGGGCGTGCAGGTCGGCTTGGGGGCTCGTTTGCGGCGCTGCATCATCGACAAGAACGTCGTGATCCCGCCCGGGTTCGAGATCGGTCACGACCTCGACGCCGACCGCGAACGCTTCACCGTCTCCGACGGCGGCGTCGTCGCCGTCGCCAAGAACACGATCATCGCCTGA